The following proteins come from a genomic window of Campylobacter coli 76339:
- a CDS encoding SSU ribosomal protein S6p, translated as MKHYEVLFILKPTLTEEEVNAKLEFVKEVLVKNGAEIETVVPMGTRKLAYKIKKYERGTYFVIYFKAPTNLIAELERILRITEEVIRFLIVKYENKKEIAAWEKLSHGIKQSKKEIKPLDAPEIQ; from the coding sequence ATGAAACATTATGAGGTTTTATTTATTTTAAAACCAACACTTACCGAAGAGGAAGTGAATGCGAAGTTGGAATTCGTAAAAGAAGTCCTTGTAAAAAATGGTGCAGAAATTGAAACAGTTGTTCCAATGGGCACTAGAAAATTAGCGTATAAAATTAAGAAATACGAAAGAGGAACTTATTTTGTAATTTATTTCAAAGCTCCTACAAATTTAATTGCAGAGCTTGAAAGAATTTTAAGAATTACAGAAGAAGTAATAAGATTTTTAATTGTAAAATATGAAAATAAAAAAGAAATTGCAGCTTGGGAAAAACTAAGCCATGGCATTAAACAGTCTAAAAAAGAGATCAAACCTTTAGACGCGCCTGAAATTCAATAA
- a CDS encoding Putative membrane protein: MQNAKPIRWFTFIVLVIGGGTVFKLSSLKDAFYVPMQEFMNLSNTQIGLALSVYGIVQTVGNFASIYIADRFSKKILIPFSLICVGLVGIYISTFPSFYGILIAWGLLSLFGEVVYWPVLLKAIRLLGDSTQQGRLFGFLEAGRGIIDTIVAFSALGIFLLLGSGAGGFKAAILFYSACVIIAGILAYFLLEDDKISTKDDEGHEISKNKAAWNGVIKAVKTPEIWVVSLTIFTIYSVYCGLTYFIPFLKDIYGMPVALVGAYGIINQYTLKLVGGPIGGYLADKTFRSSTRYLRFALILAAVAILIFIFMPHEKLNIYFGMSLTLGFAAIVFTMRATFFAPVDEIEMPREISGAAMSIACIFGYSPQLFCFALYGFIIDQFKGLLGYQIVFALMGFFAICGVIITTILLRMIAKKKRLQGAR; the protein is encoded by the coding sequence ATGCAAAATGCAAAACCTATACGATGGTTTACTTTTATTGTTTTAGTGATTGGTGGGGGAACGGTTTTTAAACTTTCTTCTTTAAAAGATGCTTTTTATGTACCTATGCAGGAATTTATGAATCTTAGCAATACTCAAATCGGACTTGCACTTTCGGTATATGGGATAGTTCAGACTGTAGGAAATTTTGCTTCTATTTATATAGCAGATAGATTTTCCAAAAAAATTCTTATTCCTTTTTCATTGATTTGCGTTGGCTTAGTGGGAATTTATATTTCTACTTTTCCTTCATTTTATGGAATTTTGATTGCTTGGGGTTTGCTTTCTTTATTTGGTGAAGTGGTGTATTGGCCTGTGCTTTTAAAGGCTATTCGTTTACTTGGAGACTCTACTCAACAAGGAAGACTTTTTGGATTCTTAGAAGCAGGTCGTGGGATTATAGACACTATAGTCGCTTTTAGTGCTTTGGGAATTTTTTTACTTTTAGGATCGGGAGCGGGTGGATTTAAGGCTGCTATACTTTTTTATAGTGCTTGTGTAATTATTGCGGGTATATTAGCGTATTTTCTACTTGAAGATGATAAGATCAGCACTAAAGATGACGAGGGGCATGAAATCAGTAAAAATAAAGCTGCTTGGAATGGGGTTATAAAAGCTGTTAAAACACCTGAAATTTGGGTAGTTTCTTTGACAATTTTTACTATTTATTCAGTGTATTGTGGACTTACATATTTTATACCTTTTTTAAAAGATATTTATGGTATGCCAGTAGCTTTGGTGGGTGCTTATGGTATTATCAATCAATATACCTTAAAATTGGTTGGAGGGCCAATTGGAGGCTATTTGGCAGATAAGACTTTCCGTTCTTCTACAAGATACTTGCGCTTTGCTCTTATTTTGGCTGCGGTTGCAATTTTAATTTTTATTTTTATGCCGCATGAAAAGTTAAATATTTATTTTGGAATGAGTTTAACTTTAGGGTTTGCAGCTATTGTTTTTACTATGCGTGCTACATTTTTTGCTCCTGTGGATGAGATTGAAATGCCAAGAGAGATCAGTGGTGCTGCGATGAGTATAGCTTGTATATTTGGTTATTCTCCACAACTTTTTTGTTTCGCGCTTTATGGTTTTATTATAGATCAGTTTAAAGGTTTATTGGGATATCAAATCGTTTTTGCCTTAATGGGATTTTTTGCGATTTGTGGAGTGATTATAACAACTATTTTGCTTAGGATGATAGCGAAGAAAAAAAGATTACAAGGAGCAAGATGA
- a CDS encoding Intramembrane protease RasP/YluC, implicated in cell division based on FtsL cleavage, with protein sequence MKSLLFLVLILILGFNFYSIEFLATILVISFLIFFHELGHFLAAKSLGVKVEVFSIGFGQSLLEREFKGTKYRLSALPLGGYVKLKGQDDMRPGLENQDQDSYSILSPIKKIYILFAGPFFNLFLAFLLYIAIGNLGIQKLSPQIGNIAPNSAAALAGLENNDTILAINGIKIQSFDKISDHLSLEPLKILIDRKGENLEFIITPKLGQAYNDFGQIVPKAQLGVSPSGSTAIIYHQGMQSISYALDESIKASTLIVKGIVKLISGEVEAKNLGGIITMTELTSKAAEKSLVILLFITALISINLGILNLLPIPMLDGGHILFNLYEMIFRRKVPPRAFEYLSYGGMALLLSLMVFATFNDIMRVMQ encoded by the coding sequence ATGAAATCTTTACTTTTTTTAGTTTTGATTTTAATTCTTGGTTTTAATTTTTACTCCATAGAATTTTTAGCAACCATCTTGGTTATTTCTTTTTTGATTTTCTTTCATGAACTAGGACATTTTTTAGCAGCAAAATCCTTAGGTGTTAAAGTAGAAGTTTTTAGCATAGGTTTTGGGCAAAGTTTGCTTGAACGCGAATTTAAAGGCACTAAATATCGCTTGAGTGCTTTACCATTGGGTGGTTATGTTAAACTTAAAGGGCAAGATGATATGCGGCCTGGTTTAGAAAATCAAGATCAGGATAGTTATAGCATTTTAAGCCCTATAAAAAAAATTTATATTCTTTTTGCGGGACCTTTTTTCAATCTTTTTCTAGCCTTTTTACTTTACATAGCCATAGGAAATTTGGGCATACAAAAGCTAAGCCCACAAATAGGAAATATCGCACCTAATTCAGCTGCAGCTTTAGCAGGACTTGAAAATAACGATACCATACTTGCTATAAATGGTATAAAAATTCAAAGTTTTGATAAAATTTCTGATCATCTAAGTCTTGAACCCTTAAAAATTCTTATCGATAGAAAAGGAGAGAATTTAGAATTTATCATCACTCCAAAACTCGGACAAGCTTATAATGATTTTGGACAAATTGTTCCAAAAGCTCAGCTTGGAGTAAGCCCTAGTGGAAGCACCGCTATAATCTATCATCAAGGCATGCAAAGTATAAGTTATGCTTTAGATGAGAGCATTAAGGCTTCTACTCTTATAGTAAAAGGTATCGTTAAACTCATAAGTGGTGAAGTGGAAGCTAAAAATTTAGGCGGTATCATTACCATGACCGAACTTACCTCAAAAGCAGCTGAGAAAAGTTTGGTTATATTGCTATTTATTACCGCTTTAATCTCTATCAATTTGGGAATTTTAAATCTCTTGCCTATCCCTATGCTAGATGGAGGACATATACTTTTTAATCTTTATGAAATGATTTTTAGACGCAAAGTTCCACCAAGAGCTTTTGAATACCTTAGCTATGGAGGAATGGCTTTGCTTTTAAGCTTGATGGTTTTTGCAACATTTAACGATATCATGAGAGTGATGCAATGA
- a CDS encoding CDP-diacylglycerol--glycerol-3-phosphate 3-phosphatidyltransferase gives MNTPNTLAVLRMILAPLLFFLLSHEFDNIHQSWINYFAALTFALAALSDFFDGFIARTLQQTTKLGGILDPLADKMLTLAAFLGLLLSGKANEWVVYLILVREFFITGFRVVMVSENLNVNASFTGKLKTTFQMIAIGFLTMEWIGGDILLYIALFLTLYSGFEYIFSYIKQSKGKLQ, from the coding sequence ATGAACACACCTAATACTTTAGCTGTTTTAAGGATGATTTTAGCACCCTTGCTCTTTTTTTTATTGAGTCATGAATTTGACAATATACATCAAAGCTGGATTAATTATTTTGCTGCTTTGACTTTTGCTTTGGCAGCCTTGAGTGATTTTTTTGACGGCTTTATAGCTAGAACCTTGCAACAAACCACAAAACTTGGTGGAATTTTAGATCCTTTAGCAGATAAAATGTTAACTCTAGCAGCTTTTTTAGGGCTTCTTTTATCAGGAAAAGCTAATGAATGGGTTGTTTATCTTATCTTAGTGCGTGAATTTTTTATTACGGGTTTTCGCGTGGTTATGGTAAGTGAAAATTTAAATGTTAATGCCTCTTTTACTGGAAAATTAAAAACAACTTTTCAAATGATAGCCATAGGATTTTTAACCATGGAATGGATAGGAGGGGATATTTTACTTTATATTGCTTTATTTCTTACGCTTTACTCAGGATTTGAGTATATTTTTAGCTATATCAAACAAAGCAAGGGAAAACTACAATGA
- a CDS encoding Oxygen-insensitive NAD(P)H nitroreductase / Dihydropteridine reductase produces MKTELEIFSTRYSCRNFKNEKLKKEDLDTILEIARLSPSSLGLEPWRFLVVQDDKKKEELAQICNQQQHVKNCAALIIIVSRLDFLDYFEDKLRKRDMSKAEIQKRLDTYMPFLQSLSQEQKISYAREQAHIALASILYGANALNIASCTIGGFDKEKLDSYLLFDTKKEKSTLVIALGYSNDEKIPQKSRFEFDKIVQFL; encoded by the coding sequence ATGAAAACAGAACTTGAAATTTTTAGCACAAGATATTCTTGTAGAAATTTTAAAAATGAAAAACTTAAAAAAGAAGATTTGGATACTATCTTAGAGATAGCAAGATTAAGCCCTAGTTCTTTAGGACTTGAACCTTGGAGATTTTTAGTGGTGCAAGATGACAAGAAAAAAGAAGAATTGGCTCAAATTTGCAATCAACAACAACATGTAAAAAATTGTGCAGCATTAATTATCATCGTTTCAAGGCTTGATTTTTTAGATTATTTTGAAGATAAACTTAGAAAAAGAGATATGAGCAAAGCAGAAATTCAAAAACGCCTAGATACTTATATGCCTTTTTTGCAATCCCTTAGCCAAGAACAAAAAATATCCTATGCAAGAGAACAAGCTCACATAGCACTTGCTAGTATACTTTATGGCGCCAATGCTTTAAATATAGCAAGTTGTACTATAGGTGGTTTTGATAAAGAAAAACTCGATTCTTATCTCTTGTTTGATACCAAAAAAGAAAAGTCCACCTTAGTGATAGCTTTAGGTTATTCTAATGATGAAAAAATTCCACAAAAAAGTCGCTTTGAATTTGACAAGATAGTTCAATTTCTTTGA
- a CDS encoding Oxygen-insensitive NAD(P)H nitroreductase / Dihydropteridine reductase, with protein sequence MDFKELILKRRACKLFNDKKISKEDLYFILESGILAPSSHGFEPWKFVVLSKEEDNQKLAKFCFNQENVASASHNIIFLARKDLQSKDEFAQKQIRRFAGSKEENFQKILKIYTHDTDAMNEKELYHFAQLQCYLAMMQMSLAAMSLGIDSCMIGGYEKDKVDDFLKLEHPFETAVILSLGYQAHEPKYPTQRLKFDEVVEFYKEEQ encoded by the coding sequence ATGGATTTTAAAGAACTGATTTTGAAACGCAGAGCTTGCAAGCTTTTTAATGATAAAAAAATCAGTAAGGAAGATTTGTATTTTATCTTAGAAAGTGGAATTTTAGCTCCTAGCTCACATGGATTTGAACCTTGGAAATTTGTTGTACTAAGCAAAGAAGAAGACAATCAAAAACTTGCCAAATTTTGCTTCAACCAAGAAAATGTAGCAAGTGCAAGCCACAACATCATCTTTCTAGCAAGAAAAGACTTGCAAAGCAAGGATGAATTTGCGCAAAAACAGATTCGTCGTTTTGCAGGCTCCAAGGAAGAAAATTTCCAAAAAATTTTAAAAATTTATACCCATGATACTGATGCAATGAATGAAAAAGAACTGTATCATTTTGCGCAACTTCAATGCTATCTTGCAATGATGCAAATGTCACTAGCTGCGATGAGTTTAGGTATTGATTCTTGTATGATAGGAGGCTATGAAAAAGATAAGGTGGATGATTTTCTTAAACTTGAGCATCCTTTTGAAACTGCCGTGATCTTATCTTTGGGCTATCAAGCTCACGAACCAAAATACCCTACTCAGCGTTTAAAATTTGATGAAGTAGTTGAATTTTATAAGGAAGAACAATGA
- a CDS encoding Hypothetical domain / C-terminal domain of CinA type S codes for MKHLLFLIGDELIMNENFKDYIYRSYENKFKEIHETRFQNKTDKELPFLLEKLLDKYDFITLFTTPNHYATVAKILATLSEDNLVLKEDNLVPDKAYFEKDSFICDFINSKINVIKTNPGQKLPPLLGDIFPNFAYFCLLGIDDESAVLLLDTLTKSYEVSIKSSKILENLTLIKASCVNFGKLDGFLTSVKNLFGQKVFLGKDPIQFIISKLLEKKIKISFAESCTGGLCASTLTKFSGVSEIFEGSIVSYSNKIKHEWLGISESILENQGEYSERCVYFMLKGIFKTAKPDFALAISGVTGEQNEGLIRSGTVYIGAMFKDGTFIQETLYLSGDREFMQKQAVLATFCLLLKLKPEIFEF; via the coding sequence ATGAAACATTTGCTTTTTCTTATCGGTGATGAGCTTATAATGAATGAAAATTTTAAGGATTATATTTATCGTAGCTATGAAAATAAATTTAAAGAAATTCATGAGACTCGTTTTCAAAATAAAACCGATAAAGAATTACCTTTTTTGCTTGAAAAATTATTAGACAAATATGATTTCATAACTCTTTTTACCACACCCAATCACTATGCTACCGTAGCAAAAATTTTAGCTACCCTAAGTGAAGATAATTTAGTCTTAAAAGAAGATAATCTAGTCCCCGATAAAGCTTATTTTGAAAAAGACAGCTTTATATGTGATTTTATCAATTCAAAAATCAATGTTATCAAAACAAACCCAGGTCAAAAACTTCCTCCTTTGCTTGGAGATATTTTTCCTAACTTTGCTTATTTTTGTTTATTAGGTATAGATGATGAGAGCGCTGTTTTACTGCTTGATACCTTAACTAAATCTTATGAAGTCAGTATAAAATCAAGTAAAATATTAGAAAATCTTACTCTTATTAAAGCAAGTTGTGTTAATTTTGGCAAACTAGATGGGTTTTTAACGAGTGTAAAAAATCTTTTTGGACAAAAAGTATTTTTAGGTAAGGATCCTATACAATTTATCATTTCAAAACTTTTAGAAAAGAAGATTAAAATTTCTTTTGCAGAAAGCTGCACGGGCGGACTTTGCGCAAGTACTCTTACAAAATTTAGCGGAGTGAGTGAAATTTTTGAAGGTTCTATCGTAAGTTATTCTAATAAAATCAAGCACGAATGGTTAGGCATAAGTGAAAGTATTTTAGAAAACCAAGGTGAATACAGCGAGCGTTGTGTGTATTTTATGCTCAAGGGTATCTTTAAGACCGCAAAACCTGATTTTGCACTAGCCATTAGCGGTGTCACAGGCGAACAAAATGAAGGGTTAATAAGATCAGGCACAGTTTATATAGGGGCAATGTTTAAAGATGGAACATTTATCCAAGAAACTCTTTACTTAAGCGGTGATCGCGAATTTATGCAAAAACAGGCTGTTTTAGCGACTTTTTGTTTACTTTTAAAGTTAAAACCTGAAATATTTGAATTTTAA
- a CDS encoding Isoleucyl-tRNA synthetase, whose amino-acid sequence MDYKDTLLLPNTTFAMRANLAEFEPKRFEKWFSKNYAYEKMKTKRKEAKKAFTLHDGPPYANGHIHIGHALNKILKETIIKTHYFNGENIRFTPGWDCHGLPIEQQVEIKLGDKKKSLSKKEIRSFCREHANEFVNIQRDEFKSLGVIADWDKPYLTMKFEFEAAIYRTLCEIAKKGLLCERSKPVFWSWAAKSALAEAEVEYEDKEDYSIFVAFDLDEQSCQKLGISKASAVIWTTTPWTLVANQAIALNPNENYVITKEGLIFASALLESMVAKGLTKGEIQKELNAKEFEKLEAINPLNSRKSILIMGEHVLMEGGSGLVHTAPGHGEDDYYACLKYDIEVIMPVDDGGCYDETLRHKGLLPSDLLDEFIGLHIFKANEKILELLGNHLLHSSKFIHSYPFCWRTHKPVIYRATKQWFILMDEPKLKGKTLRECAKEQILKTKFYPQSGVKRIGSMVENRPDWCISRQRDWGTPIAFFRDKSTKEVIFDAELFDFVANIFEKHGADAWWEFEIKDLIPQNSKYNADNLEKVYDILDVWFDSGSTWNAVLNSGIYDAGEKRASMYLEGSDQHRGWFQSSLLVGTAINEFAPYESILTHGFTTDEKGQKMSKSKGNVIAPEYVAKTYGVEILRLWILLSDYSTDLKISDNILKQVGEQYRKIRNTIRFLLANTNDLENLEVEEFSFIDKWILTRATRVFKSAKENFLAYEFAKGFNVLLNFLSADLSGIYLDISKDRLYCDVKNSKRRKSAQVAMALIARELLNLLAPNLTYSVDEALEHANSLIKGDAKDVFDLSLEEKFEYDFSIDDEFLLSVREKFFENIDILKKDKVIKSTLELNLDTNSKLLNSIPKDELNDWFMVSFDENLQGEVLCEFEVENESFRIMKATLCKCPRCWKVESAKEDEPCMRCAEVLKHA is encoded by the coding sequence ATGGATTATAAAGATACCCTGCTTTTGCCAAATACTACTTTTGCAATGCGCGCTAATTTGGCAGAATTTGAGCCAAAGAGATTTGAAAAATGGTTTAGCAAGAATTACGCTTATGAAAAAATGAAAACAAAACGCAAGGAAGCAAAAAAAGCTTTTACTCTTCATGATGGCCCTCCTTATGCTAATGGGCATATCCACATAGGACATGCTTTAAATAAAATTCTAAAAGAAACGATTATCAAAACGCATTATTTTAATGGAGAAAACATACGCTTTACTCCAGGTTGGGATTGTCACGGCTTGCCTATAGAACAGCAGGTTGAAATCAAACTTGGAGATAAGAAAAAAAGCTTAAGTAAAAAAGAGATTCGATCATTTTGTAGAGAGCATGCAAACGAATTTGTAAATATCCAAAGAGATGAATTTAAAAGTCTTGGTGTGATTGCGGATTGGGATAAGCCGTATCTTACGATGAAATTTGAATTTGAAGCAGCGATTTACCGCACTTTATGTGAGATTGCTAAAAAAGGTTTGCTTTGCGAGCGCTCCAAACCTGTTTTTTGGAGTTGGGCGGCTAAATCAGCTCTTGCTGAAGCTGAGGTAGAATATGAAGATAAAGAGGATTATTCTATTTTTGTGGCTTTTGACTTAGATGAGCAATCTTGTCAAAAATTGGGCATTTCAAAAGCAAGTGCAGTGATTTGGACTACTACTCCTTGGACTTTGGTAGCAAATCAAGCTATCGCTTTAAATCCAAATGAAAACTATGTGATCACTAAAGAAGGATTGATTTTTGCTAGTGCTTTGCTTGAGAGTATGGTAGCCAAAGGTTTAACAAAGGGTGAAATTCAAAAAGAGCTTAATGCAAAAGAGTTTGAAAAATTAGAGGCTATCAATCCTTTAAATTCAAGAAAATCCATCTTGATTATGGGTGAACATGTTTTAATGGAAGGTGGAAGCGGACTTGTGCATACAGCTCCAGGACATGGCGAGGATGATTACTATGCTTGTTTAAAATACGATATAGAAGTAATTATGCCTGTGGATGATGGGGGTTGTTATGATGAAACTTTACGCCACAAAGGGCTCTTGCCATCTGATTTGCTTGATGAGTTTATAGGACTTCATATTTTCAAGGCTAATGAAAAAATTTTAGAGCTTTTAGGAAATCATCTTTTACATTCTTCTAAATTTATACACTCCTATCCATTTTGTTGGAGAACACACAAACCTGTGATTTATAGAGCGACTAAGCAATGGTTTATTTTAATGGATGAGCCAAAATTAAAGGGTAAAACTTTAAGAGAATGCGCTAAAGAGCAAATTTTAAAAACAAAATTTTATCCACAAAGTGGAGTAAAAAGAATAGGCTCTATGGTGGAAAATCGTCCTGATTGGTGTATTTCAAGACAAAGAGATTGGGGGACGCCTATAGCTTTCTTTAGAGATAAAAGCACTAAAGAAGTGATTTTTGATGCTGAGCTTTTTGATTTTGTGGCAAATATATTTGAAAAACATGGGGCAGATGCTTGGTGGGAATTTGAAATTAAAGACTTAATACCGCAAAATTCAAAATACAACGCAGACAACTTAGAAAAAGTTTATGATATTTTAGATGTTTGGTTTGATAGTGGAAGTACTTGGAATGCGGTTTTAAATAGCGGAATCTATGATGCAGGAGAGAAGAGAGCAAGCATGTATCTAGAAGGAAGCGATCAACATAGAGGTTGGTTTCAAAGCTCTTTGCTTGTAGGAACAGCTATCAATGAATTTGCTCCTTATGAAAGCATCTTAACCCATGGCTTTACCACGGATGAAAAAGGGCAAAAAATGTCAAAATCCAAAGGTAATGTTATAGCTCCTGAGTATGTAGCTAAAACTTATGGGGTGGAAATTTTAAGACTCTGGATACTTTTGAGTGATTATTCTACTGATTTAAAAATTTCAGACAATATCTTAAAACAAGTAGGCGAGCAATACCGAAAAATAAGAAATACCATAAGATTTTTACTTGCAAATACTAATGACTTGGAAAATTTAGAAGTAGAGGAATTTAGTTTTATAGATAAATGGATACTGACTCGTGCCACACGCGTATTTAAAAGCGCTAAAGAAAATTTCTTAGCTTATGAATTTGCAAAAGGATTTAATGTGCTTTTAAATTTCTTAAGCGCTGATTTAAGTGGAATTTATCTTGATATAAGCAAAGACAGACTTTATTGCGATGTTAAAAATAGCAAACGCAGAAAATCCGCACAAGTGGCAATGGCTTTAATTGCTAGAGAACTTTTAAATTTATTAGCTCCAAATTTAACCTATAGCGTAGATGAAGCTTTAGAGCATGCTAATAGCTTGATAAAAGGCGATGCTAAGGATGTATTTGATTTGAGCTTGGAAGAAAAATTTGAATATGATTTTAGTATAGATGATGAATTTTTATTGAGTGTGCGTGAGAAATTCTTTGAAAATATCGATATATTGAAAAAAGATAAAGTGATCAAGTCAACTCTAGAACTTAATCTTGATACGAATTCAAAACTTTTAAATTCTATACCTAAAGATGAATTAAATGATTGGTTTATGGTAAGTTTTGATGAAAACTTACAAGGTGAAGTTTTGTGTGAATTTGAAGTGGAGAATGAGAGCTTTAGGATTATGAAAGCCACGCTTTGCAAATGTCCTAGATGTTGGAAAGTAGAAAGCGCTAAAGAAGATGAGCCTTGCATGCGTTGCGCTGAGGTTTTAAAACATGCTTGA
- a CDS encoding Small hydrophobic protein, which yields MLDNPIPNSIIIATIAITAVFCAVAVVFIKNLAKKQKEKE from the coding sequence ATGCTTGATAATCCTATCCCAAATTCCATTATTATCGCTACTATAGCAATCACCGCTGTTTTTTGTGCAGTGGCGGTTGTTTTTATTAAAAATTTGGCAAAGAAACAAAAGGAAAAAGAATGA
- a CDS encoding Aspartyl-tRNA(Asn) amidotransferase subunit A @ Glutamyl-tRNA(Gln) amidotransferase subunit A, whose product MITLKEALKYSKEELENLKKELNDKAKKENKIGAYIEQFLGKDLSDGGEGIPIAIKDNISVKDWELTCASKILQGYIAPYDATAIKNLRSKGFSPYGRTNMDEFAMGSSSATSFYGKTLNPLNFARVPGGSSGGSAAAVAGGLALASLGSDTGGSVRQPAAFCGCVGFKPSYGRVSRYGLASYSSSLDQIGVLTQNVEDAAILYDAIAGYDKMDSTSAKVDFTPTAPNLNAEKKLRIAVIENYVNEASAEVKAALLKSIEMLKANGHEIVYKNMLDSKFDIAAYYIIATAEASANLSRYDGVRYGKRSQNTESLKDMYINTRSEGFGEEVKRRILLGTFVLSSGYYDAYYIKAQKARAFIKAKYEEILQDADLIFMPVTPTTAFEFNAKKSPVEVYLEDIYTISLNLAGLGGISVPVGKDKEGLNISAQLICKAFDEQTLLDGALSLEKIIKEK is encoded by the coding sequence ATGATAACCTTAAAAGAAGCTTTGAAATACTCTAAAGAAGAGCTTGAAAATCTAAAAAAAGAACTCAATGATAAAGCTAAAAAAGAAAATAAAATAGGTGCTTATATAGAGCAATTCTTAGGTAAAGACTTAAGCGATGGGGGTGAAGGTATACCTATAGCGATTAAGGATAATATCAGTGTAAAAGACTGGGAATTAACTTGTGCAAGTAAAATTTTACAAGGATATATAGCTCCTTATGATGCTACTGCTATTAAAAATTTAAGATCTAAAGGTTTTAGTCCTTATGGGCGAACCAATATGGATGAATTTGCTATGGGGAGTTCGAGTGCGACTTCGTTTTATGGAAAAACCCTAAATCCTTTAAATTTTGCTCGAGTTCCAGGCGGTTCAAGTGGTGGTAGTGCTGCTGCTGTAGCGGGTGGTTTGGCTTTGGCTAGTTTGGGTAGTGATACGGGTGGTTCAGTGCGTCAGCCAGCTGCTTTTTGTGGTTGTGTGGGGTTTAAGCCTAGCTATGGAAGAGTGAGTCGATATGGACTTGCTTCTTATTCTTCAAGTCTTGATCAAATAGGCGTTTTAACGCAAAATGTAGAAGATGCAGCTATTCTTTATGATGCCATTGCAGGATATGATAAGATGGATAGCACAAGTGCAAAAGTAGATTTTACACCTACTGCTCCTAATTTAAATGCAGAGAAAAAATTAAGAATTGCTGTGATAGAAAATTATGTCAATGAAGCAAGCGCTGAAGTAAAAGCCGCGCTTTTAAAAAGTATAGAGATGTTAAAAGCAAATGGACATGAAATTGTTTATAAAAATATGCTTGATTCTAAATTTGATATTGCAGCTTATTATATCATCGCAACAGCTGAAGCGAGTGCAAATTTAAGTCGTTATGATGGGGTGCGTTATGGAAAACGCTCACAAAATACAGAAAGTCTTAAAGATATGTATATCAATACTCGTAGTGAAGGTTTTGGCGAAGAAGTAAAAAGAAGAATTTTACTAGGAACCTTTGTTTTAAGCAGCGGTTATTATGATGCTTATTATATAAAAGCACAAAAAGCTAGGGCTTTTATCAAGGCAAAATATGAAGAAATATTACAAGATGCTGATCTTATTTTTATGCCTGTAACTCCTACAACTGCATTTGAATTCAACGCAAAAAAAAGCCCTGTGGAAGTATATTTAGAGGATATTTATACTATTTCTTTAAATTTGGCAGGGCTTGGGGGTATTAGTGTGCCTGTGGGCAAGGATAAAGAAGGGCTTAATATCTCAGCCCAGCTTATTTGCAAGGCTTTTGATGAGCAAACCTTGCTAGATGGAGCTTTAAGTTTAGAAAAAATTATAAAGGAAAAATAA